In Actinomycetota bacterium, one genomic interval encodes:
- a CDS encoding M56 family metallopeptidase has protein sequence MDVLKMLAFYHVLPAIVGSALTLLLALFFMKMFFVKRPSLRHLFLFAPLIKPLTILIGGFYVPRMDEIEWGKLNFRSCFQIPDPMNLVDASADKYSTYRLSDNTLLKPGGTELFMNVLLVAAVLFFVMLAVRWAALYAYRQRLAASEELSHVMHQRVYAIAERLSKSFNVKMPKITFADVPCPLMIGFTNFTIALPLESVDKLSDAEIEAVLAHEFAHFKRKDNIKLWAAIALRDLVFFSPFVWVTFRLLSAERERAADYLAAKTTGKPVELAGAIAKVAEISSGFSMPQPALGIVKSDLAPRLSISRRVDDLLDFKLRKPIILRALPLAVLFIMLFYVRYMIHIRLPGNHIFGFFG, from the coding sequence ATGGATGTCTTGAAAATGCTTGCTTTTTATCATGTTCTGCCCGCTATTGTAGGCTCAGCGTTAACCCTTCTACTAGCACTGTTTTTTATGAAGATGTTCTTTGTTAAGCGACCATCGCTCAGACACCTCTTTCTATTTGCGCCGTTAATCAAGCCGCTCACTATTCTTATCGGTGGTTTTTATGTACCGAGGATGGACGAGATCGAATGGGGCAAGCTAAATTTTAGATCTTGCTTCCAGATACCTGATCCGATGAATCTCGTAGATGCGTCGGCTGATAAGTATTCTACTTATAGACTGTCCGACAATACTCTATTGAAGCCCGGGGGCACCGAGCTGTTCATGAACGTCCTGCTGGTCGCGGCGGTATTGTTCTTCGTGATGCTCGCTGTCCGGTGGGCCGCGTTATATGCGTACAGACAGCGTCTGGCCGCGAGTGAAGAGCTAAGCCACGTAATGCACCAGAGGGTTTACGCGATTGCCGAGAGATTGAGTAAGAGCTTCAATGTAAAAATGCCTAAAATAACCTTCGCGGATGTTCCTTGCCCGCTGATGATAGGGTTTACTAACTTCACGATCGCCCTGCCCTTAGAAAGCGTCGATAAACTGAGCGACGCCGAGATCGAGGCCGTCCTTGCGCATGAGTTCGCCCACTTCAAGAGAAAAGACAACATCAAACTTTGGGCCGCGATAGCATTAAGAGACTTGGTGTTCTTCAGTCCGTTTGTCTGGGTAACATTTAGGTTGCTGAGCGCGGAGAGAGAGCGGGCGGCCGACTACCTCGCCGCAAAGACCACTGGAAAACCTGTGGAACTCGCAGGTGCGATTGCTAAAGTCGCCGAAATATCAAGCGGTTTTTCTATGCCTCAGCCTGCGCTTGGCATCGTAAAGAGCGACTTGGCGCCAAGACTTAGTATATCAAGACGAGTAGACGACCTGCTCGACTTCAAATTGCGCAAGCCAATAATTCTGCGCGCTCTACCGCTTGCCGTCTTGTTCATTATGCTGTTTTACGTAAGATACATGATACATATACGGCTTCCCGGCAATCACATATTCGGCTTCTTCGGCTAA
- a CDS encoding peroxiredoxin family protein produces MARPEESSTPPMMVPYFALTSTRGKEVTLWDFKQRKNLLLYFFNGADCRDCRHTLMRLRDDHSRFEQLSTEVIAIGVDEPAPLSALVDALHIPFPVLSDASGAVASKYGLLEKPSAKPMPSVFIADRYGALEASWVVERESELPDQDELLANLQLLELRCPE; encoded by the coding sequence ATGGCACGACCGGAAGAGAGTTCAACACCGCCGATGATGGTCCCGTACTTCGCTCTCACTTCGACCCGAGGGAAAGAGGTAACGCTGTGGGACTTCAAGCAGCGTAAAAACCTGTTGCTCTACTTTTTTAACGGCGCGGATTGCCGGGATTGCCGCCATACCTTGATGCGCTTGCGCGATGATCACAGCCGGTTCGAGCAGTTAAGTACTGAGGTCATTGCCATCGGGGTCGATGAGCCGGCACCACTCAGCGCGCTCGTCGATGCACTACATATACCTTTCCCGGTTCTATCCGACGCGTCGGGAGCCGTTGCTTCAAAATATGGCTTACTCGAAAAGCCGTCGGCCAAACCAATGCCCTCGGTCTTTATTGCGGACAGGTACGGCGCGCTGGAGGCATCCTGGGTAGTCGAGCGCGAATCGGAACTCCCCGACCAAGACGAACTTCTCGCCAATCTCCAACTACTCGAACTTCGATGTCCCGAGTGA
- a CDS encoding peptidoglycan DD-metalloendopeptidase family protein has translation MRLFQRFYRTRIIIVSITALSLAATPSFASRLDSKRGEQVDIKKRLETTERLLDATENREADIVREMQANDRKIIEIQDQLDGLKARLNQKVAARNRLELKLAKLEKELAATEAELIVTEKALAYKRAVFNKRVTAIYKKGTTSTLEVLLGASDLGDLFRRIGYVEMIARHDAKLVADVYEIKVAAEKHRDRLETDRKVVARDRLVLIDQENEVRKAGKQVAAKHELFRNELKRQENMLARIEREQNRLKITEDMLESSSRLVAAQIRTLEQGGSIDHAYSRRISGVGFMKPSSESITSGYGMRRHPILGYSRMHTGVDFGAAHGSPIYASHSGTVIVAGRMGGYGKTVVISHGGGLSTLYAHNSQLRVGVGRDVERGDVIANAGSTGLSTGPHLHFEVRVNGSPQNPMNWLD, from the coding sequence ATGAGGTTATTTCAGAGGTTTTATCGTACAAGAATAATCATAGTAAGCATCACGGCGCTCTCTCTTGCGGCCACTCCGTCTTTCGCGTCCCGGTTAGACTCGAAGCGCGGCGAACAGGTCGATATAAAGAAACGCCTGGAGACCACGGAAAGGCTTCTCGATGCGACGGAGAACCGCGAAGCCGACATCGTGCGCGAGATGCAGGCCAACGACCGCAAAATCATCGAAATCCAGGATCAGCTAGACGGGCTTAAAGCGCGGCTCAATCAAAAGGTCGCCGCTAGGAACCGGTTAGAACTCAAACTTGCCAAACTAGAGAAAGAACTCGCGGCCACCGAAGCGGAACTAATCGTCACCGAGAAGGCGCTCGCCTACAAGAGGGCTGTTTTCAATAAACGGGTCACCGCCATCTATAAAAAAGGCACCACGAGTACTCTTGAGGTGCTTTTGGGCGCATCGGACCTCGGCGATTTGTTTAGGCGAATCGGCTACGTGGAGATGATTGCGAGACACGATGCCAAACTCGTGGCGGATGTCTATGAGATCAAGGTAGCCGCGGAAAAACACCGCGACCGGCTTGAGACCGACAGAAAGGTCGTCGCTAGAGACCGCCTCGTCCTCATCGACCAAGAAAACGAGGTACGCAAGGCCGGCAAGCAAGTCGCCGCCAAACATGAGCTTTTCAGAAACGAGTTAAAGCGCCAGGAAAACATGCTTGCGCGCATCGAGCGCGAGCAGAACCGGCTGAAGATAACGGAAGATATGCTCGAGTCGTCATCGCGGCTGGTCGCGGCGCAAATCAGAACGCTCGAGCAGGGTGGCTCGATAGACCACGCCTATAGCCGGCGCATCTCGGGGGTCGGCTTCATGAAACCCAGCTCGGAATCGATCACATCCGGCTACGGTATGCGGCGTCACCCGATTCTCGGCTACTCGCGTATGCATACCGGTGTCGACTTCGGTGCGGCGCACGGCTCTCCCATCTACGCGTCGCATAGCGGAACCGTTATTGTGGCCGGTAGAATGGGTGGCTACGGTAAAACCGTGGTCATAAGCCACGGGGGCGGCCTTTCGACACTATATGCGCATAATTCACAGTTGCGTGTCGGCGTGGGCCGGGATGTGGAGAGAGGCGACGTCATCGCGAACGCGGGCTCCACCGGCCTTTCTACCGGGCCGCACCTCCATTTCGAGGTGCGGGTAAACGGTTCACCGCAGAACCCGATGAACTGGCTGGACTAA
- a CDS encoding 3'-phosphoesterase, translating to MALEEYREKRSFDKTPEPSGESGAEHGGRFVVHDHHSVRHHYDFRLELPADYFESDEPSGEMVLKSWAVPKGISTEKGVKRLAMMVEDHPVDYIDFEGTIPEGRYGAGTVAIWDSGTFEVAQKKPSSLKIVLKGKRLEGEFHLVHTKKGKGNEWLVFK from the coding sequence ATGGCACTCGAAGAATATAGAGAAAAAAGAAGTTTTGATAAGACCCCTGAGCCGAGCGGTGAATCCGGTGCGGAGCATGGTGGGCGGTTTGTCGTCCACGACCATCACTCCGTCCGCCACCATTATGATTTCCGACTGGAACTCCCGGCCGACTACTTCGAGTCGGATGAGCCCTCGGGGGAGATGGTTCTTAAGAGCTGGGCCGTCCCTAAGGGGATATCCACAGAGAAGGGGGTCAAGCGGCTCGCTATGATGGTCGAGGACCACCCGGTCGACTATATCGATTTCGAAGGAACGATTCCTGAGGGCCGGTATGGGGCCGGCACCGTCGCTATTTGGGACTCGGGCACCTTTGAGGTTGCCCAGAAGAAGCCCAGCAGTCTCAAAATCGTCCTCAAGGGCAAGCGGCTGGAAGGCGAATTCCATCTCGTCCACACAAAAAAGGGCAAAGGCAACGAGTGGCTTGTTTTTAAGTAA